From Cellulosimicrobium cellulans, the proteins below share one genomic window:
- a CDS encoding ThuA domain-containing protein, whose amino-acid sequence MSATAAPAPASVQTGQVTAPLAAAADTVPFDVLVFSKTGGFRHGSIPAGIAAIQQLGTENNFEVTATEDAGAFTDENLAQYDAVVWLSTTGDVLNDDQQAAFERYIQNGGGYAGIHAASDTEYDWPWYGGLVGAYFSAHPQNQDATVKVEDHAHESTSHLPARWDRYDEWYNFRTNPRDTVHVLASLDETSYSAGSGAMGADHPTAWCQVYDGGRSWYTGGGHTDESFQEPEFLQHLLGGIQTAAGVVPSDCNATQSDSYELVPLDENTANPMMLDVAPDGTVFYVERDGRVRVIDPATNQTTTAATLSVTQANEDGLTGIVLDPDFGENGWVYLFWSPQDVGADGPHNRVSRFDYDAATKTVSLASEKTVLKIPTQRETCCHAGGDMVFDADGNLFVVTGDNSNPFESGGFTPIDERAGRQNFDAQRTSANTNDLRGKVLRIHPEDDGTYSIPEGNMFAPGTAQTKPEVYAMGFRNPFRIGVDPTTGNALVADYGPDSGAADPARGPRGAVEWNVVSDPGFYGWPYCTGSNNNYVDYNFATGQSGAAFDCAAGVVNNSPNNTGLQQLPPAIAAEVWYTGGGNPDFPEIGGGGAPMGGPVYQYDADLDSDVKWPEYWDGKALFGEWNQGRMYSFQLDGEKRDDLVDINRVLPKIFDPSAGFDRPMDFDFGPDGALYVVDWGAGFGGNNDSSGVYKVNYVQGDPAPIARASADVTSGAAPLTVQFSSEGTRHPAGDPITLQWTFGDGSEPSTEANPVHTYTANGSYTAQLVATDEDGAVGVANVSIVVGNQAPTVSITFPENGGFFEWGDQVKYEIAVDDPDGEVTCDNVTLFTSLGHDSHAHPMEELSGCEGTLQTARDEGHGIESNIFWVVEAMYTDDGGEVGVPLSDNDLQILQPKLLQSEFFTSTGRVGSNTSGTPGVQTETTGDSAGGGLNIGFIEPGDWWAHSPVSLANVDSITLRAASPGGGGPISLRWDDPEGPEIGSVTVPATGDWQVYTDVTAELHDVPSGSGTLYFVQTAGQSNVNWMVINGRGVTDNVRPTIDSFDVTPTTGTAPLTVTATATASDPEDDAITFAWDAGLGDGFVDGSDSFEVTYDQPGTYRLQVRATDARGAYSVEYTTVTVKEAQTGPGMCFSGRSDDFLGTDLDEDRWTVANRDQNLAVRDGHLVIPTTATDFYGTGNTTVPNLVLQDLPDGPFTATAKLTLPARQQYQQAGLVIWEDQDNYAKMVLQGRSQSADPAARIFQFIREENGVPNEVAASNTANLGAAYPDTVYVRFVSNGENLQAAYSADGVDFTTMSETKSIADLENVKIGLVSLKGNSTASPVVDAEFDWFSITPDDTASAAGPDDEFDGTALDACRWSIVREDPTGYRVADGSLQIDTTPTDIYGTGNTDVPNILLQEQPGDEWTIETKVDGSAFDRQYQQGGLIVYGDDDNYVKIDYVVDNQAGQARAARIELRSEVGGVVQDPQPSVNNVAESVWHLRLTRSGDTFTGAYSADGETWTELAQGVTNAAAADAQVGLFALGASAATGAPASFDYFRVVGDEAEPIAVTITAETRCMAGKTFVAVRAANDDAVPLAIALETPYGSKEFADVAPGANAYQSFASRAAGVDAGTVTVTATDAEGRTFSGTADYAARACS is encoded by the coding sequence GTGTCGGCCACGGCCGCGCCGGCACCCGCGAGCGTCCAGACCGGCCAGGTCACGGCGCCGCTCGCGGCCGCCGCGGACACCGTCCCGTTCGACGTGCTCGTCTTCAGCAAGACCGGTGGCTTCCGCCACGGGTCGATCCCCGCGGGCATCGCGGCGATCCAGCAGCTCGGTACCGAGAACAACTTCGAGGTCACCGCGACCGAGGACGCGGGTGCGTTCACGGACGAGAACCTCGCGCAGTACGACGCCGTCGTGTGGCTGTCCACGACCGGCGACGTCCTCAACGACGACCAGCAGGCCGCGTTCGAGCGCTACATCCAGAACGGAGGCGGGTACGCGGGCATCCACGCGGCGTCCGACACCGAGTACGACTGGCCCTGGTACGGCGGGCTGGTCGGCGCGTACTTCAGCGCCCACCCCCAGAACCAGGACGCGACCGTCAAGGTCGAGGACCACGCCCACGAGTCGACGTCGCACCTGCCCGCACGGTGGGACCGCTACGACGAGTGGTACAACTTCCGCACCAACCCGCGCGACACGGTGCACGTGCTCGCGAGCCTCGACGAGACGTCGTACTCGGCAGGCTCGGGCGCGATGGGCGCCGACCACCCGACGGCCTGGTGCCAGGTCTACGACGGCGGCCGGTCCTGGTACACCGGCGGTGGTCACACCGACGAGTCGTTCCAGGAGCCGGAGTTCCTCCAGCACCTCCTCGGCGGCATCCAGACCGCCGCGGGCGTCGTCCCGTCGGACTGCAACGCGACGCAGTCCGACAGCTACGAGCTCGTGCCGCTGGACGAGAACACCGCGAACCCGATGATGCTCGACGTCGCCCCGGACGGGACGGTCTTCTACGTCGAGCGCGACGGACGCGTCCGTGTCATCGACCCGGCGACGAACCAGACCACGACGGCGGCGACGCTCTCGGTCACGCAGGCCAACGAGGACGGGCTCACGGGCATCGTGCTCGACCCGGACTTCGGCGAGAACGGGTGGGTGTACCTCTTCTGGTCGCCGCAGGACGTCGGGGCCGACGGCCCGCACAACCGGGTCTCCCGGTTCGACTACGACGCCGCCACGAAGACGGTCTCGCTCGCCTCGGAGAAGACGGTCCTCAAGATCCCGACGCAGCGCGAGACGTGCTGCCACGCGGGCGGTGACATGGTCTTCGACGCGGACGGCAACCTGTTCGTCGTCACCGGCGACAACTCGAACCCGTTCGAGTCGGGCGGCTTCACGCCGATCGACGAGCGCGCGGGTCGCCAGAACTTCGACGCGCAGCGCACGTCGGCCAACACGAACGACCTGCGCGGCAAGGTCCTGCGGATCCACCCGGAGGACGACGGCACGTACTCGATCCCCGAGGGGAACATGTTCGCGCCCGGCACCGCGCAGACGAAGCCCGAGGTCTACGCGATGGGCTTCCGCAACCCGTTCCGCATCGGGGTCGACCCGACGACCGGTAACGCGCTCGTCGCCGACTACGGTCCCGACTCGGGCGCAGCCGACCCGGCCCGCGGTCCGCGCGGTGCGGTCGAGTGGAACGTCGTGAGCGACCCCGGCTTCTACGGCTGGCCGTACTGCACGGGCTCGAACAACAACTACGTCGACTACAACTTCGCGACCGGCCAGTCCGGCGCGGCGTTCGACTGCGCCGCGGGCGTCGTCAACAACTCGCCGAACAACACCGGCCTGCAGCAGCTCCCCCCGGCGATCGCGGCCGAGGTCTGGTACACGGGCGGCGGCAACCCCGACTTCCCGGAGATCGGTGGCGGCGGTGCGCCCATGGGCGGCCCGGTCTACCAGTACGACGCCGACCTCGACTCGGACGTCAAGTGGCCCGAGTACTGGGACGGCAAGGCCCTGTTCGGCGAGTGGAACCAGGGCAGGATGTACTCGTTCCAGCTCGACGGCGAGAAGCGTGACGACCTGGTCGACATCAACCGCGTCCTTCCGAAGATCTTCGACCCGTCGGCCGGCTTCGACCGCCCGATGGACTTCGACTTCGGTCCGGACGGCGCGCTGTACGTCGTCGACTGGGGTGCCGGCTTCGGTGGCAACAACGACTCGAGCGGCGTCTACAAGGTCAACTACGTCCAGGGCGACCCCGCCCCGATCGCCCGCGCGAGCGCGGACGTGACGAGCGGCGCCGCGCCGCTGACGGTGCAGTTCTCCTCCGAGGGCACGCGCCACCCGGCGGGCGACCCGATCACGCTGCAGTGGACCTTCGGCGACGGCTCGGAGCCGTCCACCGAGGCCAACCCGGTGCACACGTACACCGCGAACGGCAGCTACACCGCTCAGCTCGTCGCGACCGACGAGGACGGCGCCGTGGGTGTGGCGAACGTGTCGATCGTCGTGGGCAACCAGGCCCCGACCGTCTCGATCACGTTCCCCGAGAACGGTGGCTTCTTCGAGTGGGGCGACCAGGTGAAGTACGAGATCGCCGTGGACGACCCCGACGGGGAGGTCACGTGCGACAACGTCACGCTGTTCACCTCGCTCGGCCACGACTCGCACGCGCACCCCATGGAAGAGCTCTCCGGTTGTGAGGGCACGCTCCAGACCGCGCGCGACGAGGGCCACGGCATCGAGTCGAACATCTTCTGGGTGGTCGAGGCGATGTACACCGACGACGGCGGCGAGGTCGGCGTGCCGCTCTCGGACAACGACCTGCAGATCCTGCAGCCGAAGCTGCTCCAGTCGGAGTTCTTCACCTCGACGGGCCGCGTCGGCTCGAACACCAGCGGGACGCCCGGCGTCCAGACCGAGACCACGGGCGACTCCGCGGGCGGCGGCCTGAACATCGGCTTCATCGAGCCCGGTGACTGGTGGGCGCACTCGCCGGTGTCGCTCGCGAACGTCGACTCCATCACCCTGCGCGCGGCCTCGCCGGGCGGCGGCGGTCCGATCTCGCTGCGGTGGGACGACCCCGAGGGGCCGGAGATCGGCAGCGTCACCGTCCCGGCGACGGGCGACTGGCAGGTCTACACCGACGTCACCGCCGAGCTGCACGACGTCCCGTCGGGCAGCGGCACGCTGTACTTCGTCCAGACCGCCGGCCAGTCGAACGTGAACTGGATGGTCATCAACGGGCGTGGCGTGACGGACAACGTCCGTCCGACGATCGACTCGTTCGACGTCACACCGACGACCGGTACGGCACCGCTGACGGTGACGGCGACGGCGACGGCCTCCGACCCCGAGGACGACGCGATCACCTTCGCGTGGGACGCGGGGCTCGGTGACGGGTTCGTCGACGGCAGCGACTCGTTCGAGGTCACGTACGACCAGCCGGGCACCTACCGGCTGCAGGTGCGTGCCACGGACGCGCGCGGGGCGTACTCGGTGGAGTACACGACCGTGACGGTGAAGGAGGCCCAGACGGGACCGGGGATGTGCTTCTCGGGCCGCTCGGACGACTTCCTCGGCACGGACCTCGACGAGGACCGCTGGACCGTGGCGAACCGCGACCAGAACCTCGCCGTGCGCGACGGCCACCTCGTCATCCCGACGACGGCGACCGACTTCTACGGCACGGGCAACACCACGGTCCCGAACCTGGTGCTGCAGGACCTGCCTGACGGGCCGTTCACGGCCACGGCCAAGCTCACGCTGCCGGCTCGCCAGCAGTACCAGCAGGCCGGTCTGGTGATCTGGGAGGACCAGGACAACTACGCGAAGATGGTGCTCCAGGGCCGCTCGCAGTCGGCGGACCCGGCAGCGCGGATCTTCCAGTTCATCCGGGAGGAGAACGGCGTCCCGAACGAGGTCGCCGCGTCCAACACGGCGAACCTCGGCGCTGCCTACCCCGACACGGTCTACGTGCGGTTCGTGAGCAACGGTGAGAACCTCCAGGCGGCCTACTCGGCCGACGGCGTCGACTTCACGACGATGTCGGAGACCAAGTCGATCGCCGACCTGGAGAACGTGAAGATCGGGCTCGTGTCGCTCAAGGGGAACAGCACCGCGTCCCCCGTGGTCGACGCCGAGTTCGACTGGTTCTCGATCACGCCCGACGACACGGCGTCCGCCGCCGGGCCGGACGACGAGTTCGACGGCACCGCCCTCGACGCGTGCCGCTGGTCGATCGTCCGCGAGGACCCGACCGGCTACCGCGTGGCGGACGGCTCGCTGCAGATCGACACGACCCCGACCGACATCTACGGGACGGGCAACACGGACGTGCCGAACATCCTGCTGCAGGAGCAGCCGGGCGACGAGTGGACGATCGAGACCAAGGTCGACGGCTCGGCGTTCGACCGCCAGTACCAGCAGGGCGGTCTGATCGTCTACGGGGACGACGACAACTACGTCAAGATCGACTACGTGGTCGACAACCAGGCGGGCCAGGCCAGGGCCGCCCGGATCGAGCTGCGCAGCGAGGTCGGCGGAGTGGTCCAGGACCCGCAGCCGAGCGTGAACAACGTCGCCGAGTCGGTCTGGCACCTGCGCCTGACGCGGTCGGGTGACACGTTCACCGGTGCGTACAGCGCCGACGGCGAGACCTGGACCGAGCTGGCCCAGGGCGTGACGAACGCGGCCGCGGCGGACGCCCAGGTCGGGCTCTTCGCGCTCGGTGCGTCGGCTGCGACGGGCGCGCCCGCGTCGTTCGACTACTTCCGGGTGGTCGGCGACGAGGCCGAGCCGATCGCGGTGACCATCACCGCGGAGACGCGCTGCATGGCCGGCAAGACGTTCGTCGCGGTGCGCGCGGCGAACGACGACGCGGTCCCGCTCGCGATCGCTCTCGAGACCCCGTACGGGTCGAAGGAGTTCGCGGACGTGGCGCCCGGTGCGAACGCCTACCAGTCGTTCGCTTCGCGCGCGGCAGGGGTGGACGCGGGCACCGTGACGGTGACCGCGACCGACGCCGAGGGGAGGACGTTCTCCGGGACGGCGGACTACGCCGCCCGGGCCTGCTCCTGA
- a CDS encoding Gfo/Idh/MocA family protein gives MAGNDGAQLGVGMVGYSFMGAAHSQAWRTAPRFFDLPLDPRMRVLGGRNPEALAAAAERLGWESTETSWQALVARDDVDLVDVCTPGDTHAEIAIAALEAGKHVLCEKPLANTVAEAEKMVAVAEAAAARGQVAMVGFTYRRVPAIQLARQLVADGRIGTVRHVRAQYLQDWIADENAPLSWRLDKTKAGSGALGDIGAHVIDLAQFITGERITSVSGLLETFVTERPVATEFAGLSGQGGAERGPVTVDDAAIFLARLSGGGIGTFEATRFAYGRKNAIRLEINGSKGSVAFDFEDMNVLHFFDAADDAVVAGFRRIVVTEPEHAYVAHWWPAGHGLGYEHAFTHQAVDLVEGIAAGKHPAPTFADGLVVQRVLDAVERSAASGGWVQP, from the coding sequence ATGGCAGGAAACGACGGCGCGCAGCTCGGCGTCGGCATGGTCGGGTACTCGTTCATGGGGGCAGCGCACTCGCAGGCATGGCGGACCGCCCCCCGGTTCTTCGACCTCCCCCTCGACCCGCGCATGCGGGTGCTCGGCGGCCGCAACCCGGAGGCGCTGGCCGCCGCCGCGGAGCGGCTCGGCTGGGAGTCCACGGAGACCAGCTGGCAGGCGCTCGTCGCCCGGGACGACGTCGACCTCGTCGACGTGTGCACGCCCGGTGACACGCACGCCGAGATCGCGATCGCGGCGCTCGAGGCGGGCAAGCACGTGCTGTGCGAGAAGCCGCTCGCGAACACGGTCGCCGAGGCCGAGAAGATGGTCGCGGTGGCCGAGGCCGCCGCCGCGCGCGGCCAGGTCGCGATGGTGGGCTTCACCTACCGTCGCGTGCCGGCCATCCAGCTCGCGCGGCAGCTCGTCGCCGACGGGCGCATCGGGACCGTGCGCCACGTCCGCGCGCAGTACCTGCAGGACTGGATCGCGGACGAGAACGCGCCGCTGTCGTGGCGGCTCGACAAGACGAAGGCCGGCAGCGGGGCGCTCGGCGACATCGGCGCCCACGTCATCGACCTCGCGCAGTTCATCACCGGCGAGCGGATCACGAGCGTCTCCGGACTGCTCGAGACCTTCGTGACCGAGCGGCCCGTCGCGACGGAGTTCGCGGGGCTGTCCGGCCAGGGCGGCGCCGAGCGCGGACCCGTCACCGTGGACGACGCCGCGATCTTCCTTGCCCGGCTGTCCGGCGGGGGCATCGGGACGTTCGAGGCCACGCGGTTCGCCTACGGCCGCAAGAACGCGATCCGCCTCGAGATCAACGGCTCGAAGGGCTCCGTCGCGTTCGACTTCGAGGACATGAACGTCCTGCACTTCTTCGACGCCGCGGACGACGCGGTCGTCGCCGGCTTCCGGCGCATCGTCGTCACGGAGCCGGAGCACGCGTACGTCGCGCACTGGTGGCCCGCGGGCCACGGGCTCGGGTACGAGCACGCCTTCACGCACCAGGCGGTCGACCTCGTCGAGGGGATCGCCGCCGGGAAGCACCCGGCGCCGACCTTCGCGGACGGCCTCGTGGTGCAGCGCGTGCTCGACGCGGTCGAGCGGAGCGCGGCGTCGGGAGGCTGGGTCCAGCCCTAG
- a CDS encoding sugar ABC transporter ATP-binding protein: MTATTTREPRPPATGEGGDEPILRLRGIGKEFFGNSVLRGIDLDVRPGEVHALVGENGAGKSTLMKIIAGVHRPDAGTIELDGETTTFASPLAAQHAGVSTVFQEFNLLPERSLAENVYLGREPRRAGLVDRRRMHADTTALLADLGLTGLASWTRVGSLSVAQQQIVEIVKAVSYDARIISMDEPTAALADQEVELLYELVQRLKERGVAILYVSHRLKEIFDLCDTITVLKDGNHVLTTPTADIDPDRLVRTMVGRDFAGYFPDKDASTVPGEVRLALEGVGNTQVDDVSLEVRAGEIVALAGLQGSGRTEIAHGIFGIAGFTRGRVLVGGKPVDVRSPRQAVRAGLALVTEDRKAEGLALGQSILANARLVLDAVVPGQADRRAKRIPGILSSLELVASSQEAEVQYLSGGNQQKVVLAKWLVTDPQVIVLDEPTRGIDVGAKRAVYDLMRELTASGVAVLFISSELPEVVAMADRVLVMRDGRLAGELPAGSDEETVMALATGAGEDTSGEHVHVDLGALADAADLPGTEPGTPHDTDTDGPKEDR, translated from the coding sequence ATGACCGCGACGACCACGCGCGAGCCCCGGCCGCCGGCGACGGGGGAGGGCGGCGACGAGCCGATCCTGCGGCTGCGGGGCATCGGCAAGGAGTTCTTCGGCAACTCCGTGCTGCGCGGCATCGACCTCGACGTGCGTCCGGGCGAGGTCCACGCGCTCGTCGGCGAGAACGGTGCCGGCAAGTCGACCCTCATGAAGATCATCGCGGGCGTGCACCGCCCCGACGCGGGCACGATCGAGCTCGACGGCGAGACCACGACGTTCGCGTCGCCGCTCGCGGCGCAGCACGCGGGCGTCTCGACCGTCTTCCAGGAGTTCAACCTCCTGCCCGAGCGCTCGCTCGCCGAGAACGTCTACCTCGGTCGCGAGCCGCGCCGCGCGGGCCTCGTCGACCGGCGGCGGATGCACGCCGACACGACGGCGCTCCTCGCCGACCTGGGCCTCACCGGCCTCGCGTCGTGGACGCGCGTCGGGTCGCTCTCGGTCGCGCAGCAGCAGATCGTCGAGATCGTCAAGGCCGTGTCCTACGACGCGCGCATCATCTCGATGGACGAGCCGACGGCCGCGCTCGCGGACCAGGAGGTCGAGCTGCTCTACGAGCTCGTCCAGCGGCTCAAGGAGCGCGGCGTCGCGATCCTCTACGTGTCGCACCGCCTCAAGGAGATCTTCGACCTCTGCGACACCATCACGGTGCTCAAGGACGGCAACCACGTCCTGACGACCCCGACGGCGGACATCGACCCCGACCGGCTCGTGCGCACCATGGTCGGCCGCGACTTCGCCGGGTACTTCCCGGACAAGGACGCCTCGACCGTCCCGGGCGAGGTGCGCCTCGCGCTCGAGGGCGTCGGCAACACGCAGGTCGACGACGTGTCGCTCGAGGTGCGCGCGGGCGAGATCGTCGCGCTCGCCGGGCTCCAGGGCTCGGGGCGCACCGAGATCGCGCACGGCATCTTCGGCATCGCGGGCTTCACGCGGGGCCGCGTGCTCGTCGGCGGCAAGCCGGTGGACGTGCGCTCGCCGCGCCAGGCGGTGCGCGCCGGGCTCGCGCTCGTGACCGAGGACCGCAAGGCCGAGGGCCTCGCGCTCGGCCAGTCGATCCTCGCCAACGCCCGGCTCGTCCTCGACGCGGTCGTCCCCGGGCAGGCGGACCGGCGCGCGAAGCGCATCCCGGGAATCCTCTCCTCGCTCGAGCTCGTGGCGAGCTCGCAGGAGGCCGAGGTCCAGTACCTGTCGGGCGGCAACCAGCAGAAGGTCGTCCTCGCGAAGTGGCTGGTCACCGACCCGCAGGTCATCGTCCTCGACGAGCCGACCCGCGGCATCGACGTCGGTGCCAAGCGCGCCGTCTACGACCTCATGCGCGAGCTCACCGCGAGCGGCGTCGCCGTCCTGTTCATCTCCTCCGAGCTCCCCGAGGTCGTCGCGATGGCCGATCGGGTCCTCGTCATGCGCGACGGCCGCCTCGCGGGCGAGCTCCCCGCGGGCAGCGACGAGGAGACCGTGATGGCCCTCGCCACCGGCGCGGGGGAGGACACGTCGGGCGAGCACGTCCACGTCGACCTCGGCGCCCTCGCGGACGCCGCCGACCTCCCCGGCACCGAGCCCGGCACCCCGCACGACACCGACACCGACG
- a CDS encoding Gfo/Idh/MocA family protein, with product MRADDVAQDVRTPVLEPGAHLPGATTTGAPAAQTTFPASAPDEGGLPASGYRAGILGAGFMGGVHARAVRTGGGRVVSVAAADLEIARAAAPGLGAERAVASAEELLADPEVDVVHVCTPNHLHVPLARAALAAGKHVVCEKPLATDVEGAVELAGLAAEARAADGRVAVVPFTYRFHAMVREARERVRQGEVGTISLVHGSYLQDWLLRESDDNWRVDPALGGASRAFGDIGSHFCDLLEFTTGHRIARLVAQSATVNPRRRGADGVVHEVATEDAVTLQYATDGGALGTAVISQVSAGRKNRLFLEISGSESTLSFDQEQPETLWEGRRDVSRLLVRDPEALSPAAARYSRLPAGHAQGYQDCFDALVADTATAIRGSVPDGLPTFDDGLRAARLAAAVAESVRSGGWVEVPA from the coding sequence ATGCGAGCCGACGACGTCGCGCAGGACGTGCGCACCCCGGTGCTGGAACCGGGTGCGCACCTCCCCGGAGCGACCACGACAGGGGCCCCCGCCGCCCAGACGACCTTCCCCGCCAGCGCGCCCGACGAGGGCGGCCTGCCCGCCTCCGGCTACCGTGCGGGGATCCTCGGCGCGGGCTTCATGGGTGGCGTCCACGCGCGCGCCGTGCGCACCGGGGGCGGTCGGGTCGTGAGCGTCGCGGCCGCGGACCTCGAGATCGCCCGCGCAGCGGCGCCGGGCCTCGGTGCCGAGCGCGCCGTCGCCAGCGCGGAGGAGCTGCTCGCCGACCCCGAGGTCGACGTCGTGCACGTGTGCACGCCCAACCACCTGCACGTCCCCCTCGCCCGCGCGGCGCTCGCGGCGGGCAAGCACGTGGTGTGCGAGAAGCCGCTCGCGACCGACGTCGAGGGGGCGGTCGAGCTCGCGGGGCTGGCCGCCGAGGCGCGCGCCGCCGACGGCCGGGTCGCCGTCGTGCCCTTCACCTACCGGTTCCACGCGATGGTGCGCGAGGCTCGCGAGCGCGTGCGCCAGGGCGAGGTCGGCACCATCTCGCTCGTGCACGGCTCGTACCTGCAGGACTGGCTCCTGCGGGAGTCGGACGACAACTGGCGCGTCGACCCCGCGCTCGGTGGCGCGAGCCGGGCCTTCGGCGACATCGGCTCCCACTTCTGCGACCTGCTCGAGTTCACCACCGGCCACCGCATCGCCCGGCTCGTCGCGCAGTCGGCCACCGTCAACCCGCGCCGCCGAGGGGCGGACGGCGTCGTGCACGAGGTCGCGACCGAGGACGCCGTCACGCTCCAGTACGCGACGGACGGCGGGGCGCTCGGGACCGCGGTCATCTCCCAGGTGTCGGCGGGCCGCAAGAACCGCCTCTTCCTGGAGATCTCGGGCTCGGAGTCGACGCTGTCGTTCGACCAGGAGCAGCCCGAGACGCTGTGGGAGGGTCGCCGTGACGTGTCGCGCCTCCTCGTGCGCGACCCCGAGGCGCTCTCCCCGGCCGCGGCCCGCTACTCGCGCCTGCCCGCCGGGCACGCGCAGGGCTACCAGGACTGCTTCGACGCGCTCGTCGCCGACACGGCGACGGCGATCCGCGGCAGCGTCCCGGACGGCCTGCCCACGTTCGACGACGGCCTGCGCGCCGCCCGCCTGGCTGCCGCCGTGGCCGAGTCGGTGCGTTCGGGCGGCTGGGTGGAGGTGCCGGCATGA
- a CDS encoding sugar phosphate isomerase/epimerase family protein — MARPITLFTGQWADLPFEEVARLASGWGYDGLEIACWGDHLDPWRWDDDEYVQGKLDLLAKYDLKVYAISNHLKGQAVCDDPIDQRHRDILPDVVWGDGDPEGVRQRAAEEMKHTARLAAKLGVKTVVGFTGSAIWKYVAMFPPVSQEAIDAGYQDFADRWNPILDVFDEVGVKFAHEVHPSEIAYDYWTTVRTLEAIGHREAFGLNWDPSHMVWQDLDPVSFLWDFKDRIYHVDCKDTKKRMHNGRNGRMGSHLAWADPRRGWDFISTGHGDVPWEDAFRMLNTIGYEGPISVEWEDAGMDRLVGAPEALEFVKKYAFDAPDAAFDAAFSTK, encoded by the coding sequence ATGGCACGACCGATCACCCTCTTCACCGGGCAGTGGGCAGACCTGCCGTTCGAGGAGGTGGCGCGGCTCGCGTCCGGCTGGGGCTACGACGGGCTGGAGATCGCCTGCTGGGGAGACCATCTCGACCCGTGGCGCTGGGACGACGACGAGTACGTCCAGGGCAAGCTCGACCTCCTCGCCAAGTACGACCTCAAGGTCTACGCGATCTCGAACCACCTCAAGGGCCAGGCCGTCTGCGACGACCCGATCGACCAGCGCCACCGCGACATCCTCCCGGACGTGGTGTGGGGCGACGGCGACCCCGAGGGCGTGCGTCAGCGCGCCGCCGAGGAGATGAAGCACACCGCGCGCCTCGCCGCGAAGCTGGGCGTGAAGACGGTCGTGGGGTTCACGGGCTCGGCGATCTGGAAGTACGTCGCGATGTTCCCGCCGGTCTCCCAGGAGGCGATCGACGCCGGCTACCAGGACTTCGCCGACCGGTGGAACCCGATCCTCGACGTCTTCGACGAGGTCGGCGTGAAGTTCGCCCACGAGGTCCACCCGAGCGAGATCGCGTACGACTACTGGACGACCGTCCGCACCCTCGAGGCGATCGGGCACCGCGAGGCGTTCGGCCTCAACTGGGACCCGAGCCACATGGTGTGGCAGGACCTCGACCCGGTGAGCTTCCTGTGGGACTTCAAGGACCGCATCTACCACGTGGACTGCAAGGACACGAAGAAGCGGATGCACAACGGCCGCAACGGCCGCATGGGCTCGCACCTGGCCTGGGCGGACCCGCGCCGCGGCTGGGACTTCATCTCCACGGGCCACGGCGACGTGCCGTGGGAGGACGCGTTCCGCATGCTCAACACGATCGGCTACGAGGGCCCCATCTCCGTGGAGTGGGAGGACGCCGGCATGGACCGCCTGGTCGGCGCGCCCGAGGCCCTCGAGTTCGTCAAGAAGTACGCCTTCGACGCTCCGGACGCGGCGTTCGACGCCGCGTTCTCGACCAAGTAG